The Meles meles chromosome 12, mMelMel3.1 paternal haplotype, whole genome shotgun sequence genome includes a window with the following:
- the PISD gene encoding phosphatidylserine decarboxylase proenzyme, mitochondrial isoform X3 — MRVTGNMRNTGSESWRSWGWRFHPNLLVTGRLHFPQLALRRRLGQLSCMSRPALKLRSWPLTVLYYLLPFGALRPLSRVGWRPVSRVALYKSVPTRLLSRAWGRLNQVELPHWLRRPVYSLYIWTFGVNMKEAAVEDLHHYRNLSEFFRRKLKPQARPVCGLHSVISPSDGKILNFGQVKNCEVEQVKGVTYSLESFLGPRTSTDDLSFPPVPPCGSFRNQLVTREGNELYHCVIYLAPGDYHCFHSPTDWTVSHRRHFPGSLMSVNPGMARWIKELFCHNERVVLTGDWKHGFFSLTAVGATNVGSIRIYFDRDLHTNSPRYSKGSYNDFSFVTHTNKEGIPMRKGEHLGEFNLGSTIVLIFEAPKDFNFKLKAGQKIRFGEALGSL; from the exons GTTGCACTTCCCCCAGCTGGCTCTGAGGCGGAGGCTGGGACAGCTGAGCTGTATGTCCAGACCTGCCCTGAAACTGCGCTCCTGGCCCCTGACGGTCCTCTACTACCTCCTGCCCTTCGGTGCCCTCAGACCGCTCAGCCGGGTGGGATGGAGGCCCGTGAGCAGG GTGGCCCTGTACAAGTCGGTGCCCACGCGCCTGCTGTCGCGGGCCTGGGGCCGCCTCAACCAGGTGGAGCTGCCACACTGGCTGCGCCGGCCTGTCTATAGCCTGTACATCTGGACCTTTGGGGTGAACATGAAGGAGGCCGCCGTGGAGGACCTGCACCACTACCGCAACCTTAGCGAGTTCTTCCGGCGCAAGCTGAAGCCGCAGGCCCGGCCTGTCTGTGGCTTGCACAGCGTG ATCAGCCCCTCAGATGGGAAGATCCTGAACTTCGGGCAGGTGAAGAACTGCGAGGTGGAGCAGGTGAAGGGGGTTACCTACTCGCTGGAGTCATTCCTAGGTCCACGTACTTCCACAGATGACCTGTCCTTTCCACCAG TGCCCCCCTGCGGCTCCTTCAGGAACCAGCTGGTCACTAGAGAAGGGAATGAGCTCTACCACTGTGTCATCTACCTGGCCCCCGGGGACTACCACTGCTTCCACTCCCCCACTGACTGGACCGTTTCCCACCGGCGCCATTTCCCAG GCTCCCTTATGTCTGTGAACCCTGGTATGGCCCGCTGGATCAAAGAGCTCTTCTGCCACAATGAGCGAGTGGTCCTCACTGGGGACTGGAAACACGGCTTCTTCTCCCTGACCGCCGTGGGGGCTACCAACGTGGGCTCCATACGCATCTACTTTGACAGG GACCTGCACACGAACAGCCCACGCTATAGCAAGGGCTCCTACAATGACTTCAGCTTCGTGACACACACCAACAAGGAGGGCATCCCTATGCGCAAGGGCGAGCACCTGGGTGAGTTCAACCTGGGCTCCACCATCGTGCTCATCTTTGAGGCTCCCAAGGACTTCAACTTTAAGCTGAAAGCGGGACAGAAGATCCGGTTCGGAGAGGCTCTGGGCTCCCTCTAG
- the PISD gene encoding phosphatidylserine decarboxylase proenzyme, mitochondrial isoform X1 — MVRCCRPRPNPSVPRHNLRKVRVHVQRPRGGGGSRGPGDQPPRLEGPGPGGLSRRARFRLHFPQLALRRRLGQLSCMSRPALKLRSWPLTVLYYLLPFGALRPLSRVGWRPVSRVALYKSVPTRLLSRAWGRLNQVELPHWLRRPVYSLYIWTFGVNMKEAAVEDLHHYRNLSEFFRRKLKPQARPVCGLHSVISPSDGKILNFGQVKNCEVEQVKGVTYSLESFLGPRTSTDDLSFPPVPPCGSFRNQLVTREGNELYHCVIYLAPGDYHCFHSPTDWTVSHRRHFPGSLMSVNPGMARWIKELFCHNERVVLTGDWKHGFFSLTAVGATNVGSIRIYFDRDLHTNSPRYSKGSYNDFSFVTHTNKEGIPMRKGEHLGEFNLGSTIVLIFEAPKDFNFKLKAGQKIRFGEALGSL, encoded by the exons ATGGTGAGATGCTGCCGGCCCCGTCCTAACCCCTCTGTGCCCCGCCACAACCTCCGGAAGGTCAGAGTTCATGTCCAGCGGCCCCGTGGTGGAGGTGGCAGCCGGGGGCCAGGGGATCAGCCCCCGAGGCTGGAGGGCCCCGGCCCGGGGGGCCTGAGTCGGAGAGCCCGCTTCAG GTTGCACTTCCCCCAGCTGGCTCTGAGGCGGAGGCTGGGACAGCTGAGCTGTATGTCCAGACCTGCCCTGAAACTGCGCTCCTGGCCCCTGACGGTCCTCTACTACCTCCTGCCCTTCGGTGCCCTCAGACCGCTCAGCCGGGTGGGATGGAGGCCCGTGAGCAGG GTGGCCCTGTACAAGTCGGTGCCCACGCGCCTGCTGTCGCGGGCCTGGGGCCGCCTCAACCAGGTGGAGCTGCCACACTGGCTGCGCCGGCCTGTCTATAGCCTGTACATCTGGACCTTTGGGGTGAACATGAAGGAGGCCGCCGTGGAGGACCTGCACCACTACCGCAACCTTAGCGAGTTCTTCCGGCGCAAGCTGAAGCCGCAGGCCCGGCCTGTCTGTGGCTTGCACAGCGTG ATCAGCCCCTCAGATGGGAAGATCCTGAACTTCGGGCAGGTGAAGAACTGCGAGGTGGAGCAGGTGAAGGGGGTTACCTACTCGCTGGAGTCATTCCTAGGTCCACGTACTTCCACAGATGACCTGTCCTTTCCACCAG TGCCCCCCTGCGGCTCCTTCAGGAACCAGCTGGTCACTAGAGAAGGGAATGAGCTCTACCACTGTGTCATCTACCTGGCCCCCGGGGACTACCACTGCTTCCACTCCCCCACTGACTGGACCGTTTCCCACCGGCGCCATTTCCCAG GCTCCCTTATGTCTGTGAACCCTGGTATGGCCCGCTGGATCAAAGAGCTCTTCTGCCACAATGAGCGAGTGGTCCTCACTGGGGACTGGAAACACGGCTTCTTCTCCCTGACCGCCGTGGGGGCTACCAACGTGGGCTCCATACGCATCTACTTTGACAGG GACCTGCACACGAACAGCCCACGCTATAGCAAGGGCTCCTACAATGACTTCAGCTTCGTGACACACACCAACAAGGAGGGCATCCCTATGCGCAAGGGCGAGCACCTGGGTGAGTTCAACCTGGGCTCCACCATCGTGCTCATCTTTGAGGCTCCCAAGGACTTCAACTTTAAGCTGAAAGCGGGACAGAAGATCCGGTTCGGAGAGGCTCTGGGCTCCCTCTAG
- the PISD gene encoding phosphatidylserine decarboxylase proenzyme, mitochondrial isoform X4 produces the protein MCQSEARRGPELRAAAKWLHFPQLALRRRLGQLSCMSRPALKLRSWPLTVLYYLLPFGALRPLSRVGWRPVSRVALYKSVPTRLLSRAWGRLNQVELPHWLRRPVYSLYIWTFGVNMKEAAVEDLHHYRNLSEFFRRKLKPQARPVCGLHSVISPSDGKILNFGQVKNCEVEQVKGVTYSLESFLGPRTSTDDLSFPPVPPCGSFRNQLVTREGNELYHCVIYLAPGDYHCFHSPTDWTVSHRRHFPGSLMSVNPGMARWIKELFCHNERVVLTGDWKHGFFSLTAVGATNVGSIRIYFDRDLHTNSPRYSKGSYNDFSFVTHTNKEGIPMRKGEHLGEFNLGSTIVLIFEAPKDFNFKLKAGQKIRFGEALGSL, from the exons ATGTGTCAGTCAGAGGCACGGCGAGGACCTGAGCTCCGAGCAGCGGCGAAATG GTTGCACTTCCCCCAGCTGGCTCTGAGGCGGAGGCTGGGACAGCTGAGCTGTATGTCCAGACCTGCCCTGAAACTGCGCTCCTGGCCCCTGACGGTCCTCTACTACCTCCTGCCCTTCGGTGCCCTCAGACCGCTCAGCCGGGTGGGATGGAGGCCCGTGAGCAGG GTGGCCCTGTACAAGTCGGTGCCCACGCGCCTGCTGTCGCGGGCCTGGGGCCGCCTCAACCAGGTGGAGCTGCCACACTGGCTGCGCCGGCCTGTCTATAGCCTGTACATCTGGACCTTTGGGGTGAACATGAAGGAGGCCGCCGTGGAGGACCTGCACCACTACCGCAACCTTAGCGAGTTCTTCCGGCGCAAGCTGAAGCCGCAGGCCCGGCCTGTCTGTGGCTTGCACAGCGTG ATCAGCCCCTCAGATGGGAAGATCCTGAACTTCGGGCAGGTGAAGAACTGCGAGGTGGAGCAGGTGAAGGGGGTTACCTACTCGCTGGAGTCATTCCTAGGTCCACGTACTTCCACAGATGACCTGTCCTTTCCACCAG TGCCCCCCTGCGGCTCCTTCAGGAACCAGCTGGTCACTAGAGAAGGGAATGAGCTCTACCACTGTGTCATCTACCTGGCCCCCGGGGACTACCACTGCTTCCACTCCCCCACTGACTGGACCGTTTCCCACCGGCGCCATTTCCCAG GCTCCCTTATGTCTGTGAACCCTGGTATGGCCCGCTGGATCAAAGAGCTCTTCTGCCACAATGAGCGAGTGGTCCTCACTGGGGACTGGAAACACGGCTTCTTCTCCCTGACCGCCGTGGGGGCTACCAACGTGGGCTCCATACGCATCTACTTTGACAGG GACCTGCACACGAACAGCCCACGCTATAGCAAGGGCTCCTACAATGACTTCAGCTTCGTGACACACACCAACAAGGAGGGCATCCCTATGCGCAAGGGCGAGCACCTGGGTGAGTTCAACCTGGGCTCCACCATCGTGCTCATCTTTGAGGCTCCCAAGGACTTCAACTTTAAGCTGAAAGCGGGACAGAAGATCCGGTTCGGAGAGGCTCTGGGCTCCCTCTAG
- the PISD gene encoding phosphatidylserine decarboxylase proenzyme, mitochondrial isoform X5 has product MVRCCRPRPNPSVPRHNLRKVRVHVQRPRGGGGSRGPGDQPPRLEGPGPGGLSRRARFRLHFPQLALRRRLGQLSCMSRPALKLRSWPLTVLYYLLPFGALRPLSRVGWRPVSRVALYKSVPTRLLSRAWGRLNQVELPHWLRRPVYSLYIWTFGVNMKEAAVEDLHHYRNLSEFFRRKLKPQARPVCGLHSVISPSDGKILNFGQVKNCEVEQVKGVTYSLESFLGPRTSTDDLSFPPVPPCGSFRNQLVTREGNELYHCVIYLAPGDYHCFHSPTDWTVSHRRHFPGSLMSVNPGMARWIKELFCHNERVVLTGDWKHGFFSLTAVGATNVGSIRIYFDRGRGTSTW; this is encoded by the exons ATGGTGAGATGCTGCCGGCCCCGTCCTAACCCCTCTGTGCCCCGCCACAACCTCCGGAAGGTCAGAGTTCATGTCCAGCGGCCCCGTGGTGGAGGTGGCAGCCGGGGGCCAGGGGATCAGCCCCCGAGGCTGGAGGGCCCCGGCCCGGGGGGCCTGAGTCGGAGAGCCCGCTTCAG GTTGCACTTCCCCCAGCTGGCTCTGAGGCGGAGGCTGGGACAGCTGAGCTGTATGTCCAGACCTGCCCTGAAACTGCGCTCCTGGCCCCTGACGGTCCTCTACTACCTCCTGCCCTTCGGTGCCCTCAGACCGCTCAGCCGGGTGGGATGGAGGCCCGTGAGCAGG GTGGCCCTGTACAAGTCGGTGCCCACGCGCCTGCTGTCGCGGGCCTGGGGCCGCCTCAACCAGGTGGAGCTGCCACACTGGCTGCGCCGGCCTGTCTATAGCCTGTACATCTGGACCTTTGGGGTGAACATGAAGGAGGCCGCCGTGGAGGACCTGCACCACTACCGCAACCTTAGCGAGTTCTTCCGGCGCAAGCTGAAGCCGCAGGCCCGGCCTGTCTGTGGCTTGCACAGCGTG ATCAGCCCCTCAGATGGGAAGATCCTGAACTTCGGGCAGGTGAAGAACTGCGAGGTGGAGCAGGTGAAGGGGGTTACCTACTCGCTGGAGTCATTCCTAGGTCCACGTACTTCCACAGATGACCTGTCCTTTCCACCAG TGCCCCCCTGCGGCTCCTTCAGGAACCAGCTGGTCACTAGAGAAGGGAATGAGCTCTACCACTGTGTCATCTACCTGGCCCCCGGGGACTACCACTGCTTCCACTCCCCCACTGACTGGACCGTTTCCCACCGGCGCCATTTCCCAG GCTCCCTTATGTCTGTGAACCCTGGTATGGCCCGCTGGATCAAAGAGCTCTTCTGCCACAATGAGCGAGTGGTCCTCACTGGGGACTGGAAACACGGCTTCTTCTCCCTGACCGCCGTGGGGGCTACCAACGTGGGCTCCATACGCATCTACTTTGACAGG GGCAGGGGTACCTCTACTTGGTGA
- the PISD gene encoding phosphatidylserine decarboxylase proenzyme, mitochondrial isoform X6 produces MSRPALKLRSWPLTVLYYLLPFGALRPLSRVGWRPVSRVALYKSVPTRLLSRAWGRLNQVELPHWLRRPVYSLYIWTFGVNMKEAAVEDLHHYRNLSEFFRRKLKPQARPVCGLHSVISPSDGKILNFGQVKNCEVEQVKGVTYSLESFLGPRTSTDDLSFPPVPPCGSFRNQLVTREGNELYHCVIYLAPGDYHCFHSPTDWTVSHRRHFPGSLMSVNPGMARWIKELFCHNERVVLTGDWKHGFFSLTAVGATNVGSIRIYFDRDLHTNSPRYSKGSYNDFSFVTHTNKEGIPMRKGEHLGEFNLGSTIVLIFEAPKDFNFKLKAGQKIRFGEALGSL; encoded by the exons ATGTCCAGACCTGCCCTGAAACTGCGCTCCTGGCCCCTGACGGTCCTCTACTACCTCCTGCCCTTCGGTGCCCTCAGACCGCTCAGCCGGGTGGGATGGAGGCCCGTGAGCAGG GTGGCCCTGTACAAGTCGGTGCCCACGCGCCTGCTGTCGCGGGCCTGGGGCCGCCTCAACCAGGTGGAGCTGCCACACTGGCTGCGCCGGCCTGTCTATAGCCTGTACATCTGGACCTTTGGGGTGAACATGAAGGAGGCCGCCGTGGAGGACCTGCACCACTACCGCAACCTTAGCGAGTTCTTCCGGCGCAAGCTGAAGCCGCAGGCCCGGCCTGTCTGTGGCTTGCACAGCGTG ATCAGCCCCTCAGATGGGAAGATCCTGAACTTCGGGCAGGTGAAGAACTGCGAGGTGGAGCAGGTGAAGGGGGTTACCTACTCGCTGGAGTCATTCCTAGGTCCACGTACTTCCACAGATGACCTGTCCTTTCCACCAG TGCCCCCCTGCGGCTCCTTCAGGAACCAGCTGGTCACTAGAGAAGGGAATGAGCTCTACCACTGTGTCATCTACCTGGCCCCCGGGGACTACCACTGCTTCCACTCCCCCACTGACTGGACCGTTTCCCACCGGCGCCATTTCCCAG GCTCCCTTATGTCTGTGAACCCTGGTATGGCCCGCTGGATCAAAGAGCTCTTCTGCCACAATGAGCGAGTGGTCCTCACTGGGGACTGGAAACACGGCTTCTTCTCCCTGACCGCCGTGGGGGCTACCAACGTGGGCTCCATACGCATCTACTTTGACAGG GACCTGCACACGAACAGCCCACGCTATAGCAAGGGCTCCTACAATGACTTCAGCTTCGTGACACACACCAACAAGGAGGGCATCCCTATGCGCAAGGGCGAGCACCTGGGTGAGTTCAACCTGGGCTCCACCATCGTGCTCATCTTTGAGGCTCCCAAGGACTTCAACTTTAAGCTGAAAGCGGGACAGAAGATCCGGTTCGGAGAGGCTCTGGGCTCCCTCTAG